From a single Shewanella donghaensis genomic region:
- a CDS encoding efflux RND transporter periplasmic adaptor subunit, with product MTNNKFTKLTQIALLVAVASGCSNEAKVEIKPTQPVAVITLGESYFNHDLRFSGVLEAQEKARLAFRVAGTLIEINVAQGEHVEKGQIIARLDPHDYQVRVAELEGRLTEANASYDQAKNEFNRTQIAINGNAMSDISLDRAKTGVTRAKAAVTVVEQNLEQAKDALAYTELAAPFSGIVGQRSFDNFEQVSPGFSFVTLHQPEKLQAIVDIPETMLPAFSQGQTAQVFASNANSTLKNAAIKGTVTEIATIPDRIKRTFSATIALDEKQTNLYPGKVVNVRIVDQTIDPNSICLPASALVSSQNIPQITKLIDKTAKRVDIEVVKQGRNHICVIGDIAKNDVIVVAGGAFIYDGKVVERILPMGDAL from the coding sequence ATGACAAACAATAAATTCACTAAACTGACTCAAATCGCCCTACTTGTTGCTGTAGCAAGTGGCTGTAGTAATGAAGCAAAGGTTGAGATTAAACCGACACAACCTGTTGCTGTTATCACTTTAGGCGAAAGTTATTTTAACCACGACTTACGCTTCTCTGGTGTTTTAGAAGCCCAAGAAAAAGCCCGACTTGCATTTCGTGTTGCAGGTACCCTCATAGAAATCAACGTTGCTCAGGGCGAACATGTTGAGAAAGGACAAATTATCGCAAGGCTTGACCCACATGACTATCAAGTCAGAGTAGCCGAATTAGAAGGTCGTTTAACTGAAGCGAATGCCAGCTATGACCAAGCTAAAAATGAATTCAACCGAACCCAAATTGCCATTAATGGTAATGCAATGTCAGATATTAGCTTAGATCGCGCTAAAACAGGCGTGACTCGAGCCAAAGCCGCGGTCACTGTTGTTGAGCAGAATCTAGAACAAGCAAAAGACGCATTAGCCTATACCGAGCTAGCCGCGCCGTTTAGCGGCATTGTCGGCCAACGTTCTTTTGATAATTTTGAACAAGTCTCTCCAGGTTTCTCGTTTGTGACTTTACATCAACCAGAAAAACTACAGGCCATTGTCGATATCCCAGAAACCATGCTTCCTGCTTTTTCTCAAGGTCAAACAGCCCAAGTATTTGCCAGCAATGCTAACAGTACATTGAAGAATGCGGCAATCAAGGGAACTGTGACAGAAATTGCAACAATTCCAGATAGAATAAAGCGCACTTTCTCAGCGACGATTGCCCTTGATGAAAAACAAACAAACTTATACCCAGGTAAAGTGGTAAATGTACGTATTGTCGATCAAACCATCGACCCAAACAGCATCTGTTTACCTGCGAGTGCTTTAGTTAGCAGTCAAAATATTCCACAAATCACCAAGCTTATCGATAAAACAGCTAAACGCGTTGATATAGAAGTGGTTAAGCAAGGTCGAAATCATATTTGTGTCATCGGTGATATCGCTAAAAATGATGTCATTGTGGTCGCTGGCGGCGCATTCATCTATGACGGCAAGGTCGTTGAAAGAATCCTTCCAATGGGAGACGCACTATGA
- a CDS encoding LysR family transcriptional regulator, whose product MHINDLELFIAVAKLGSFSKAAESLDTRRALVSRRIADLEKHLGAPLFVRTTRAMSLTPNGEQFLEEIEPLVLQMRNAAHIMRNKESEVQGRVRIGLIPFTDRLLDKYIAEFVTQYPKVQLDIFMINGGYKELARLGLDFVLDTGTLNDSGFIAKKLGTLKLKLFASPLYLEKAAEINHVDDLPQHSFIGTRSINGMVDTQLKMGEQIIDVKYNIVTNELNSLYSFCLAGAGIAMLPYSIATDAISSGQLVSVLPDIESTPIDTFLVYPSRKHMTTAAKLFANTIIDMAATLIETESDYYTNGIKKA is encoded by the coding sequence TTGCATATCAATGATTTGGAACTCTTCATTGCCGTAGCAAAGCTTGGCAGTTTTTCAAAAGCTGCAGAGTCACTGGATACGAGGCGCGCACTAGTCAGCCGCCGGATTGCTGATCTTGAAAAACACCTAGGTGCACCGCTGTTTGTCAGAACGACCAGAGCAATGTCACTTACCCCAAATGGTGAGCAGTTCTTAGAAGAGATTGAACCGCTAGTGCTGCAGATGAGAAATGCGGCTCATATCATGCGCAATAAAGAATCTGAAGTACAAGGAAGAGTACGCATAGGCTTAATCCCTTTCACTGATAGATTATTAGATAAGTATATTGCCGAATTTGTCACCCAATACCCTAAGGTGCAACTTGATATCTTTATGATCAATGGCGGTTATAAGGAGCTCGCACGTCTTGGATTAGATTTTGTGCTTGATACAGGAACATTAAATGACAGTGGCTTTATCGCTAAAAAGCTCGGTACATTAAAATTAAAGCTGTTTGCTTCGCCATTATATTTAGAAAAAGCCGCTGAAATTAACCATGTGGATGATCTTCCACAGCACTCCTTTATTGGTACTCGGTCAATTAATGGCATGGTTGATACCCAACTCAAGATGGGTGAGCAAATCATTGATGTGAAATATAACATCGTCACCAATGAGTTGAACTCGCTATACAGTTTTTGCTTGGCGGGAGCGGGGATCGCTATGCTGCCCTATAGTATTGCCACCGATGCGATTTCATCAGGACAATTAGTGAGTGTGTTACCTGACATTGAGTCCACTCCCATTGATACATTTCTAGTCTACCCAAGCAGAAAACACATGACGACGGCAGCAAAGTTGTTCGCGAATACCATCATTGATATGGCTGCAACACTTATTGAAACTGAGTCTGATTATTATACTAATGGTATAAAAAAGGCATAA
- a CDS encoding outer membrane beta-barrel protein, with protein MKIKTLLAVSICSFLMVTNAQAADVEYFIGTGTGYQMDSLKGDVSKDTEGMPWQLRAGMLLNENNRITGTFSYMEDEFTIGNQEYKQEQYSWLLSYDYLIPVSKNTQVFMGFSAGGNDNKVAGKASADFVWGGQVGLQYQWNEHFSSDLGYRYLDQDYNKNGVSIDNSQQVYLTLDYTF; from the coding sequence ATGAAAATTAAAACGTTGCTAGCGGTATCAATCTGTTCTTTTCTTATGGTAACAAACGCCCAAGCCGCTGATGTTGAGTACTTTATTGGTACCGGTACGGGATATCAAATGGATTCACTTAAAGGTGATGTGAGCAAAGATACCGAAGGCATGCCTTGGCAGCTTCGAGCGGGTATGTTGCTCAATGAAAACAACCGTATTACGGGAACGTTTAGTTATATGGAAGATGAGTTTACCATTGGCAATCAAGAGTATAAGCAAGAGCAATATTCTTGGTTATTGTCTTATGATTACTTAATTCCGGTATCTAAAAACACGCAAGTATTTATGGGGTTTAGTGCTGGTGGTAATGATAATAAAGTGGCAGGGAAAGCCTCTGCTGATTTTGTTTGGGGTGGTCAAGTGGGTTTACAATATCAGTGGAATGAGCACTTTTCATCAGACTTAGGCTATCGTTATTTAGATCAAGATTACAATAAAAATGGTGTTTCTATTGATAACAGTCAACAAGTCTATTTAACCCTAGATTATACATTCTAA